The following are from one region of the Pirellulales bacterium genome:
- a CDS encoding endo-1,4-beta-xylanase → MSQTGYIGTYLVVPPGGATINFDVNATGTGSTAHMNLVIANSTFGFNISGSSATDYDTQNVFLPGGPNNTPGTYFVQVQRDYDNGVNKSFAVNNLKVNTVSGGTATFANDNISSTAAATDATNAANTYISNFREAPMNLTVQGVKAGTPITLQETNSAFKWGTAVLDGISTYIPLSPGNTQTYTSTQTKYTNILNQDFNSVTPENAGKWSESDTAGQLQSVDRLLNYASHYGMRVRMHNVVWGSQQPTDINSDFSGNNTSAITTRLNNRIASYVGGTDSITGKPRATEYSELDVYNESYHTGAANSNSANNDDYWTTMGATNPNGGAGWTAGLYNQVQTAVTNAGATTKLFTNEYNVLNNNSDQFGQWYQQHIESIRNGISNGSGGGTPNSGAVTGIGTEWYNTPGVGTNGSEVDPARAYATWQNLAAQGLPLEVTEFGETTGTASVEATSLTTAMTLAFGTPQMTGFTLWGLLAYTNQFSGAQGSVLYNSSFQITAAGTAYEALHNSWITNMTGTINADGSVTLPDSAFYGDYQALINGKTYTFNFNPSTNSYSISVPVVLGDFNGDGHLTSADIPAMLSALVNLASFEATNGSSYVTSIGDINHDGQVNNIDIQALLNLLLSGGGSSVAVPEPTGLALLGLGGLALIGLNRRHKTQRNRRSARI, encoded by the coding sequence TTGAGTCAAACCGGATATATCGGTACTTATCTCGTCGTGCCCCCCGGCGGCGCCACGATCAATTTCGATGTGAATGCCACCGGCACAGGCTCGACCGCACACATGAATTTGGTTATCGCCAATTCGACATTCGGCTTCAACATCAGTGGCAGTTCAGCGACGGACTACGACACGCAGAATGTCTTTTTGCCCGGTGGTCCTAATAACACTCCCGGCACCTACTTCGTCCAAGTCCAGCGCGATTACGATAATGGGGTCAACAAATCATTTGCGGTCAATAACCTCAAAGTGAATACCGTCAGCGGAGGAACTGCTACGTTCGCCAATGACAATATCAGCAGCACCGCTGCCGCTACCGACGCAACGAACGCGGCGAACACCTACATCAGTAATTTTCGCGAAGCTCCAATGAACTTGACCGTGCAGGGGGTCAAAGCTGGCACGCCGATCACGCTCCAAGAAACGAACTCGGCTTTCAAGTGGGGGACGGCAGTGCTAGACGGCATCAGCACATACATTCCGCTATCGCCTGGGAACACGCAAACGTACACTTCTACACAAACGAAGTATACGAATATTCTCAATCAGGATTTTAATAGTGTTACGCCAGAAAATGCCGGCAAATGGAGCGAAAGCGACACAGCGGGGCAACTTCAGAGTGTTGATCGATTGCTGAATTATGCTTCACATTACGGCATGCGCGTGCGCATGCACAATGTGGTTTGGGGATCGCAGCAACCCACGGACATTAATTCGGATTTCTCCGGTAACAATACCAGCGCCATTACTACTAGGCTCAACAATCGTATTGCCAGTTACGTGGGAGGCACCGATAGCATCACCGGCAAGCCGCGAGCAACTGAGTACTCCGAACTGGATGTCTACAACGAGAGTTATCACACGGGGGCGGCCAACAGCAATAGCGCCAATAATGACGACTATTGGACCACAATGGGCGCTACCAACCCCAACGGTGGCGCCGGCTGGACGGCTGGTCTGTATAACCAGGTACAAACCGCGGTCACCAACGCCGGCGCCACGACCAAGCTCTTCACCAACGAATACAATGTTCTGAATAACAATTCCGACCAATTCGGACAATGGTACCAGCAGCACATTGAATCGATTCGCAATGGCATCAGCAACGGCAGCGGCGGCGGTACCCCTAACTCGGGCGCGGTCACCGGGATTGGCACCGAATGGTATAACACGCCGGGCGTCGGCACGAATGGCAGCGAAGTAGATCCGGCGCGCGCCTATGCAACCTGGCAAAACTTGGCTGCTCAAGGGCTTCCGCTGGAAGTCACCGAATTTGGCGAAACCACCGGCACTGCATCCGTTGAGGCCACATCGCTGACGACCGCGATGACGCTGGCCTTTGGTACGCCTCAAATGACTGGTTTCACGCTGTGGGGCTTATTGGCTTACACGAATCAATTTTCGGGCGCGCAGGGTTCCGTTTTGTATAACTCCAGTTTCCAAATTACGGCCGCCGGGACAGCCTACGAAGCTTTGCACAACTCCTGGATCACCAACATGACAGGCACGATCAATGCCGATGGAAGCGTGACGTTGCCGGACTCAGCGTTCTATGGTGACTATCAAGCCCTCATTAATGGCAAAACCTACACTTTCAATTTTAATCCCTCGACAAATAGCTATTCGATCAGCGTGCCAGTTGTGTTGGGGGATTTTAACGGGGATGGTCATTTAACCAGTGCTGATATCCCCGCCATGCTGAGTGCCCTCGTAAATTTGGCGAGTTTTGAAGCGACAAACGGCTCGAGCTATGTGACCTCCATTGGCGACATCAATCATGATGGCCAAGTAAACAACATCGACATACAAGCACTGCTTAATCTGTTGTTATCCGGCGGCGGAAGCTCCGTCGCCGTTCCTGAACCGACGGGCCTAGCGCTATTGGGCTTGGGCGGTTTGGCACTGATCGGCCTGAACCGTCGCCACAAAACACAACGCAACAGGCGGTCGGCGCGGATTTAA
- a CDS encoding PEP-CTERM sorting domain-containing protein — MSKILRGFTAFAVVLGLMISVTAALASTGNFTSPLTSNLVVSVDINGGVIASNNTTTEGSNGPSGSPTLSPDPFGVTWSSWGGPASTNGDGIQLPNSAASPTNAAASITKNFGSANVTLSIPGTASNYGQVSGIASLNGRDRGSPSGAASDSDLFRDFEFAGTNSNVQSTNYLQLAVSGLTPSTPYEIALYSYDSSGSHTTNWTATAPWSNTTVDNHFGWNPDSASLLPAGYTFVAAGDFVAPHDEQSITWTAGTTPAPAVFTLTTDATGSLTVYGWGGNGISTDAANDNGGQNADTSYLAGFQIAAVPEPGTLVLLGLAAPALLWGARKRK, encoded by the coding sequence ATGTCGAAGATTCTGAGGGGGTTCACAGCTTTTGCTGTAGTTCTTGGCCTAATGATTTCGGTAACGGCCGCCTTGGCCTCTACGGGGAATTTTACTTCTCCGTTAACATCGAATCTTGTAGTTTCAGTCGATATTAACGGCGGTGTTATTGCCAGCAATAACACGACGACGGAAGGTTCCAATGGTCCCAGTGGTAGTCCAACGTTAAGTCCTGATCCGTTTGGCGTGACATGGTCTTCTTGGGGCGGTCCGGCGAGTACAAACGGTGATGGTATCCAGCTACCTAATAGTGCAGCGTCGCCGACGAATGCCGCAGCCAGCATTACGAAGAACTTTGGTTCTGCGAACGTCACGCTTAGTATACCGGGCACCGCATCGAATTATGGCCAAGTTAGCGGCATCGCATCGTTGAATGGACGTGATCGTGGTAGTCCTTCAGGCGCCGCTAGCGATAGCGATTTGTTCCGTGACTTCGAGTTCGCAGGTACCAACAGCAACGTTCAAAGCACGAACTACCTACAACTTGCAGTGTCGGGGCTTACTCCTTCCACACCGTATGAGATCGCTCTTTATTCGTATGACAGCTCGGGCAGCCACACGACAAATTGGACCGCCACGGCCCCTTGGTCTAACACCACCGTCGATAATCACTTTGGCTGGAATCCGGATAGCGCCTCCTTACTTCCCGCTGGTTATACCTTTGTTGCTGCGGGCGACTTTGTGGCTCCGCACGATGAGCAGTCAATTACCTGGACCGCTGGCACCACGCCTGCGCCCGCAGTATTTACGCTTACCACAGACGCGACCGGATCGCTGACGGTTTATGGTTGGGGTGGCAATGGAATTTCGACGGATGCTGCCAACGACAACGGTGGACAAAACGCAGATACCAGCTACCTCGCCGGCTTTCAGATTGCCGCGGTACCCGAGCCCGGCACGCTGGTTTTGTTGGGTTTGGCAGCTCCCGCGTTGTTGTGGGGCGCGCGAAAGCGAAAGTAA
- a CDS encoding acetylxylan esterase, giving the protein MFELATLRCAAQELTFAPYNKTGIYKIGEKVGWTVAFPEGTTLPMAKYTYALKKNNFDVIKSGELDLSSGKTDIEISTNEPAMLYLQLTPEASTESAATDSNKETEDKSPSDRRRRAVIAAGAAVAPTQLRPSVERPADFDEFWNTKIKTLREIPENTELTPGDSGKPDVEYATIKMDHINGAHVYGQLAKPKREGKFPALVIFQWASPPYPLQKSWVTNHAASGWLTLNIEPHDVLPDQPQSYYDALPSAIKNYQTIGNDDRDKSYFLQMYLADYRAVDYIAGRPDWDGKTLVVMGTSMGGQQSLCVAGLHPQITHLIVDEPAGCDTNGPLHGRQSGYPNFPSRNSKIMETALYFDAVNFAPRIKGKCLVAMGFVDTTAPPAGIWTAFNQIAGPKEAVPMIDSPHNNLATPAQQRPYTQRSAEWLNALVRGEDVKPNAVAEPVGEVGHIEPQSRYDDHQNMMDQLGIKRLRRGADGNDQSIYDEAKANPYKDSLPDVLTIKNGSKVTRPEQWPQRRAEILEDFEREVYGWIPKNVPAVKWEVTATTESDSGGIPTITKTLVGHVDNRVDPNITVNIQASFTVPANTSTPVPIMIVFGGAFGRGGFGPRPGGTPIAVPWTQQAIAHGWGYGYINPGSIQPDNNQLRSGIIGLTNKGEPRKPDDWGALRAWQWGVSRLIDYFEANSDAKVDPKKVGIEGVSRYGKAALVTEAFDERVAVGLIASSGEGGAKLHRHLFGEAVENLTGGEYYWMAGNFLKYGASDATFGSKTAADLPVDAHELIALCAPRPCFISYGSVEHGDPKWVDAHGSFMAGVLAGPVYRMLGKKDFGTPGDYLTDEMPPVKTLIGGELAWRQHEGGHDVTPNWPAFFEWVGKYIQAPSVDTSAVRVDDSATTISSSSQVADANAADLPVPRTDKNSQIAHALLLEKAKQGDIDIYFVGDSITRRWSTSDQQYQANLANWNQNFFGWNAANFGWGGDTTQNILWRLKNGELDGVNPKIIVVLAGTNNIGIKPGDETKVTDMARGIKAILDLCQQKAPGATIILTAIFPRNDNIAVVPTINRVNEQIAKFADGKRVRYLNVNDKLADQDGKLFDGMTSDKLHLTVKGYQVWADGLKPIFTEVLGSPAKEDHAPPPTGDPSAAGK; this is encoded by the coding sequence CGGCACAAGAGTTAACTTTTGCTCCCTATAACAAAACCGGCATTTACAAAATCGGGGAAAAAGTTGGTTGGACCGTCGCTTTCCCGGAAGGTACAACACTGCCGATGGCAAAATACACGTACGCGCTCAAAAAGAATAATTTCGATGTCATTAAAAGCGGCGAGCTCGATCTATCGTCCGGCAAAACTGACATCGAGATTTCTACTAATGAACCGGCAATGCTGTATTTACAACTCACGCCTGAGGCATCGACTGAGAGCGCGGCTACAGATTCCAACAAGGAAACTGAGGATAAATCGCCGAGTGATCGACGTCGCCGTGCTGTAATCGCGGCTGGCGCGGCGGTCGCGCCCACTCAATTGCGACCGTCGGTCGAGCGCCCAGCAGATTTTGATGAGTTTTGGAACACAAAGATCAAAACCCTAAGGGAAATTCCGGAGAACACGGAGCTTACGCCAGGCGACAGCGGCAAGCCTGATGTCGAATACGCCACTATCAAAATGGATCATATCAACGGTGCGCATGTCTATGGTCAACTGGCCAAGCCGAAACGAGAAGGAAAATTTCCGGCTCTGGTGATTTTTCAATGGGCCAGTCCGCCCTATCCCTTGCAAAAGTCGTGGGTTACCAATCATGCGGCCAGCGGATGGCTTACGTTGAATATTGAGCCGCACGACGTACTGCCCGATCAGCCGCAATCGTACTACGACGCGTTGCCGTCAGCGATTAAAAACTACCAAACCATCGGCAACGATGACCGCGACAAAAGTTATTTTTTGCAGATGTATTTGGCTGATTATCGCGCCGTGGATTATATCGCCGGCCGGCCCGATTGGGATGGAAAAACCCTGGTGGTCATGGGGACCAGCATGGGTGGCCAGCAAAGCTTGTGTGTAGCAGGACTGCACCCGCAAATCACACATTTAATTGTCGATGAGCCGGCCGGCTGCGACACCAATGGTCCACTGCACGGTCGGCAATCGGGTTATCCGAATTTTCCGTCACGCAACTCGAAAATTATGGAAACGGCGCTGTACTTTGACGCTGTAAATTTCGCGCCGCGCATTAAGGGCAAGTGTCTAGTGGCGATGGGGTTCGTGGATACGACGGCGCCGCCCGCCGGCATTTGGACGGCGTTCAACCAAATTGCCGGACCGAAGGAAGCAGTGCCGATGATCGATTCGCCACACAACAACTTGGCCACACCAGCACAGCAACGGCCGTATACACAGCGTTCGGCCGAATGGCTGAATGCGTTGGTTCGCGGCGAAGACGTGAAACCAAACGCCGTTGCTGAGCCCGTCGGAGAAGTGGGCCATATCGAACCGCAATCTCGTTATGACGATCATCAAAACATGATGGATCAATTGGGCATCAAGCGGCTGCGTCGCGGAGCGGATGGCAACGACCAAAGCATTTACGATGAAGCGAAAGCGAATCCATATAAGGACAGCCTGCCCGACGTACTGACCATAAAAAATGGAAGCAAGGTTACTCGTCCCGAGCAGTGGCCCCAACGGCGTGCCGAGATTCTGGAAGACTTCGAACGGGAAGTGTACGGGTGGATTCCGAAAAACGTTCCGGCGGTGAAATGGGAGGTCACAGCTACTACCGAAAGTGACAGTGGCGGTATACCCACAATCACCAAAACGCTTGTCGGGCATGTCGATAACCGCGTTGATCCGAATATCACGGTGAATATTCAGGCCAGCTTTACAGTGCCAGCGAATACATCGACGCCGGTTCCAATCATGATTGTGTTCGGCGGCGCGTTTGGTCGCGGTGGATTCGGTCCTCGCCCTGGCGGCACCCCGATTGCAGTGCCGTGGACACAGCAAGCCATCGCCCATGGTTGGGGCTACGGGTATATCAATCCAGGAAGCATTCAGCCCGACAATAACCAGTTGCGTTCGGGCATCATCGGTTTGACCAACAAGGGCGAGCCGCGCAAACCGGACGACTGGGGCGCGCTGCGGGCATGGCAATGGGGAGTGAGCCGGCTCATCGATTACTTCGAGGCCAACTCCGATGCGAAAGTCGATCCGAAAAAAGTGGGCATCGAAGGAGTGTCACGCTACGGCAAAGCGGCGCTCGTTACGGAAGCTTTCGACGAGCGAGTAGCGGTTGGGCTGATCGCATCTTCTGGTGAAGGAGGCGCGAAATTGCATCGCCATCTTTTCGGCGAAGCAGTCGAGAATCTCACCGGTGGCGAGTACTACTGGATGGCTGGCAATTTCTTGAAGTACGGAGCCAGTGACGCAACCTTTGGATCGAAAACCGCGGCCGATTTGCCGGTCGATGCGCATGAACTAATTGCTTTATGCGCGCCGCGCCCCTGCTTCATCAGCTACGGTTCGGTTGAGCATGGCGATCCAAAATGGGTGGATGCCCACGGCAGCTTCATGGCCGGGGTGTTGGCAGGACCGGTCTATCGGATGCTGGGCAAAAAAGATTTCGGCACGCCGGGAGATTACTTAACCGATGAAATGCCTCCGGTCAAAACGCTCATTGGTGGCGAATTGGCGTGGCGGCAGCACGAAGGGGGGCACGATGTTACCCCGAACTGGCCGGCGTTCTTTGAGTGGGTGGGGAAGTACATACAAGCGCCGTCAGTCGATACCTCAGCGGTGCGAGTTGATGACTCTGCAACAACTATTTCATCTAGTTCGCAGGTTGCCGATGCCAATGCTGCCGATCTGCCGGTCCCTCGAACAGACAAAAACTCTCAAATTGCGCATGCACTCTTGCTAGAGAAAGCCAAGCAAGGTGACATCGACATTTATTTTGTCGGCGACTCCATTACACGGCGCTGGAGCACCAGCGATCAACAGTACCAAGCCAACTTGGCCAACTGGAACCAAAACTTCTTTGGCTGGAATGCCGCGAACTTTGGTTGGGGCGGCGACACTACTCAAAATATTTTGTGGCGTCTGAAAAACGGTGAGCTGGATGGCGTAAATCCAAAAATAATTGTCGTCCTGGCGGGCACAAACAACATTGGCATTAAACCCGGTGATGAAACTAAAGTTACCGACATGGCCAGGGGAATCAAAGCTATTTTAGATCTCTGCCAACAGAAAGCTCCCGGCGCGACGATCATCTTGACCGCCATTTTTCCCAGGAACGATAACATTGCAGTTGTACCAACCATTAATCGTGTGAACGAGCAAATTGCCAAATTTGCCGATGGCAAAAGGGTGCGCTATTTGAACGTGAACGACAAGTTGGCGGATCAAGACGGCAAATTATTCGACGGCATGACGAGCGACAAGTTGCATCTCACCGTTAAGGGCTATCAAGTTTGGGCCGATGGCCTTAAGCCCATCTTTACCGAGGTTCTTGGTTCGCCGGCAAAGGAAGATCACGCGCCACCACCGACCGGCGATCCCAGCGCTGCGGGAAAATAA
- a CDS encoding DUF1559 domain-containing protein, whose protein sequence is MKHNSSFLCWFMRADLHLGSQKSVIIAQRSANRPGPEDRQPGSDLALPRQTSAAETGFTLVELLVVIAIIGILIALLLPAVQAAREAARRSQCVNNLKQIGLAIHSHLDAKKYFPTAGANVDNVDGTSQWDTTALYGFERGSWMYQILPYMEELQLYQLGRDVGEHNLTALGGKDLAEIQIPMFNCPTRGDRTSLLTDTAHLYHVNDYVGIMSDFQNSDWQWNHYGATAGATGAPSVPTDEVHRVYRGMFMKAGHNKSSWPGFLLKPPQVSDGLSKTIAVTEEGVWSKFYQWQGLSTATGYWQEPGWPHGAHWDTLRCIRAGSFPTFQNDELSRSVFGTRQSEQGFGTAHKNVFIAVFGDGSVHPLSTNMDFTVKWGTTDLDAANSGIFARLAVRDDGQTVDSSAF, encoded by the coding sequence ATGAAGCACAATTCGAGTTTCTTATGTTGGTTTATGCGCGCCGATCTGCATCTCGGTTCGCAAAAATCAGTGATCATTGCTCAGCGATCAGCGAATAGGCCGGGACCCGAGGATCGGCAGCCCGGTAGCGACCTAGCGCTCCCTCGTCAAACTTCGGCCGCTGAAACGGGCTTCACGCTGGTCGAGTTGCTGGTGGTCATTGCCATCATCGGCATTCTCATTGCGCTATTATTGCCTGCAGTGCAAGCGGCGCGGGAAGCGGCCCGTCGCAGTCAGTGCGTCAACAACCTCAAGCAAATTGGTCTGGCGATTCACAGTCATCTGGATGCCAAGAAGTATTTTCCCACCGCCGGCGCCAATGTCGATAACGTTGACGGCACTTCGCAATGGGATACCACTGCTCTGTATGGGTTTGAGCGAGGAAGCTGGATGTATCAAATTCTTCCATACATGGAAGAACTGCAACTGTATCAGTTGGGGCGCGATGTTGGCGAGCATAATTTAACTGCATTGGGAGGCAAGGACCTGGCCGAAATTCAAATTCCCATGTTTAACTGCCCTACGCGGGGAGATCGCACCAGCTTGCTCACCGACACCGCTCACTTGTATCACGTTAACGACTACGTTGGCATTATGTCGGACTTTCAAAATTCGGATTGGCAATGGAACCACTATGGCGCCACAGCGGGCGCAACTGGAGCGCCTTCAGTTCCGACAGATGAGGTTCACCGGGTTTATCGCGGAATGTTTATGAAAGCCGGTCACAACAAAAGCTCGTGGCCCGGTTTCCTCTTGAAACCACCTCAAGTTTCCGACGGGCTTTCGAAAACAATTGCAGTCACAGAAGAGGGGGTATGGTCCAAATTCTATCAATGGCAGGGGCTTTCCACCGCCACCGGTTATTGGCAGGAGCCTGGTTGGCCGCATGGCGCCCATTGGGATACTTTGCGTTGCATTCGAGCAGGCAGCTTTCCCACCTTCCAAAACGATGAGCTTAGCCGATCGGTCTTTGGCACCCGTCAGTCCGAACAAGGATTTGGAACCGCGCACAAAAATGTTTTTATAGCGGTCTTCGGCGATGGCTCCGTTCATCCGCTGTCAACCAACATGGACTTCACGGTCAAATGGGGAACAACCGATCTCGACGCAGCAAATTCCGGCATTTTTGCCCGATTAGCCGTGCGCGATGACGGCCAGACTGTCGATTCGAGCGCTTTTTAG
- a CDS encoding PEP-CTERM sorting domain-containing protein (PEP-CTERM proteins occur, often in large numbers, in the proteomes of bacteria that also encode an exosortase, a predicted intramembrane cysteine proteinase. The presence of a PEP-CTERM domain at a protein's C-terminus predicts cleavage within the sorting domain, followed by covalent anchoring to some some component of the (usually Gram-negative) cell surface. Many PEP-CTERM proteins exhibit an unusual sequence composition that includes large numbers of potential glycosylation sites. Expression of one such protein has been shown restore the ability of a bacterium to form floc, a type of biofilm.), with the protein MLTFIKRASCIGFCAMIAWLMPCAYSWAGITSTNDAFASTGQVLWPVGGAAGISIQAGGGPQVETFSDQIFPTGLQLGTNGGANVVVVGESVDNGGILAETFTPSTNFNLGAIAFIAGGGTGNTNPNGFNQTVHLYDFGIPGSAGYAGPTADAPAGSNPYRNWTDYVPGPNGYNKTDLLGGGSGDIVTYNPNPGPERFFEFNFTGSDQIALQAGHLYAFELWGNDQTGTVFLQRSSGTMDSNTSPAAKAHFYDGGEGYKVAGGQIPDNTLNRNHLAFSGVTRDLYMAVYAATPSILLGDLNFDGHVDSKDIGALELALTNTSGYLSTDFGNGTPGSHGVTASNIGQYADVTGGSKFNNMDVQALLNYLIAGHGSVTAVPEPSSLVLLSLAGTGLLWARRRRRNRIS; encoded by the coding sequence ATGTTGACCTTCATTAAACGCGCTTCCTGCATTGGCTTTTGTGCCATGATTGCCTGGCTCATGCCCTGCGCATATAGCTGGGCTGGCATAACCTCAACCAACGATGCATTTGCTTCCACTGGACAGGTGTTATGGCCCGTTGGCGGCGCGGCAGGAATCAGCATTCAAGCCGGCGGAGGACCTCAAGTCGAAACATTTTCCGACCAAATCTTCCCCACGGGATTGCAATTGGGCACCAACGGCGGCGCCAATGTCGTTGTCGTAGGTGAATCGGTTGATAACGGTGGCATTCTGGCGGAAACGTTTACGCCGTCAACCAACTTTAACTTGGGTGCGATTGCATTTATTGCCGGCGGTGGTACGGGGAATACCAATCCAAACGGGTTTAATCAGACGGTCCATTTATATGACTTTGGCATTCCTGGTTCGGCCGGTTACGCTGGACCCACAGCGGACGCCCCTGCCGGAAGCAATCCATATCGAAACTGGACCGACTACGTTCCAGGACCGAACGGCTATAACAAAACCGATTTGCTGGGTGGCGGCAGCGGTGACATTGTAACGTACAATCCAAACCCCGGTCCGGAGCGCTTTTTTGAATTTAATTTCACCGGCAGCGATCAAATCGCCTTGCAAGCCGGTCACTTGTACGCATTCGAATTGTGGGGAAACGATCAAACCGGCACGGTGTTTCTACAACGCAGCAGCGGAACGATGGACAGCAACACCAGTCCCGCGGCGAAAGCGCATTTTTACGACGGCGGCGAGGGATACAAAGTGGCCGGCGGCCAAATTCCCGATAATACCCTCAATCGCAATCACTTAGCTTTTTCTGGCGTCACACGCGATTTGTATATGGCCGTCTATGCTGCGACTCCCAGCATTTTACTGGGAGATTTGAACTTCGATGGCCATGTCGATTCCAAAGACATCGGCGCTTTGGAGCTGGCCTTAACCAACACCAGCGGCTATTTGTCGACCGATTTTGGCAATGGCACTCCCGGTTCCCACGGTGTAACGGCCAGCAACATTGGCCAATATGCCGACGTGACGGGCGGGTCCAAATTCAACAATATGGACGTGCAAGCCCTTCTGAATTACTTGATAGCAGGTCATGGCAGCGTTACCGCGGTGCCCGAGCCGTCTTCGCTTGTGCTTTTGAGCCTGGCAGGCACTGGGTTACTATGGGCGCGAAGACGACGTCGGAATAGAATCTCCTAA